A region from the Triticum aestivum cultivar Chinese Spring chromosome 3D, IWGSC CS RefSeq v2.1, whole genome shotgun sequence genome encodes:
- the LOC123079289 gene encoding BTB/POZ domain and ankyrin repeat-containing protein NPR2: MEPSSSITVASSSSYLSNGSSPCSGALAPLPAADGWGGAGGGGGSSSSVEAVSLSRLSSNLERLLLDSELDCSDADVDVADGGPPIPIHRCILAARSPFFHDLFRARGSRSDGAVTASASATSGGAGGDVTGRPQYKMEDLVPGGRVGREAFLAFMGYLYTGRLRPAPLDVVSCADLVCPHDSCPPAIRFAVELMYAAWTFRIPELMSLFQRRLMNFVDKTLAEDVLPILQVAFHSELTQVREKCVQRIARSDLDIMSLDKELLPEIADEIKRIRQKSPPIDGDTIISDPIHEKRVRRIHRALDSDDVELVKLLLNESEITLDDANALHYAAAYCDSKVLTELLGLELANLNLKNSRGYTALHLAAMRREPAIIMCLLSKGAVASQLTDDGRLASNICRRLTRLKDYNAKMEQGQESNKDRMCIDILEREMMRNPMTAEDSVTSPLLADDLHMKLSYLENRVAFARLFFPAEAKVAMQIAQADITPEVGGFSAASTSGKLREVDLNETPVTKNKRLRSRVDALVKTVELGRRYFPNCSQVLDKFLEDGLPDGLDAFQQQSGTPDEQQVKKMRFCEVKEDVRKAYSKDTADNSMFSALSSNSSSSAMK, translated from the exons ATGGAGCCGTCGTCGTCCATCACGGTCGCCTCCTCGTCGTCCTACCTGTCCAACGGCTCTAGCCCCTGCTCCGGCGCTCTGGCGCCGCTGCCCGCGGCGGACGGGTGGGGCGGggctgggggagggggagggagcagcagcagcgtcGAGGCTGTGAGTCTGAGTCGCCTCAGCAGCAACCTCGAGCGCCTCCTCCTCGATTCTGAACTCGACTGCAGCGACGCCGACGTCGACGTGGCGGACGGCGGGCCGCCCATCCCCATCCACCGCTGCATCCTCGCCGCGCGCAGCCCCTTCTTCCACGACCTCTTCCGCGCCCGCGGGAGCCGCAGTGATGGGGCAGtcaccgcctccgcctccgccaccaGTGGCGGAGCGGGAGGGGATGTTACCGGGAGGCCGCAGTACAAGATGGAGGACCTCGTCCCAGGTGGCCGTGTGGGTCGCGAGGCCTTCCTGGCGTTCATGGGGTACCTCTACACGGGCAGGCTCCGGCCAGCGCCGCTGGACGTGGTGTCATGTGCTGATCTTGTGTGCCCGCACGACTCGTGCCCGCCGGCCATCAGGTTCGCCGTCGAGCTCATGTACGCGGCGTGGACCTTCAGGATCCCCGAGCTCATGTCGCTGTTCCAG CGACGGCTTATGAACTTTGTTGACAAGACTCTGGCTGAAGACGTCCTACCTATTttgcaagttgctttccactcggaGCTTACTCAAGTGCGTGAAAAATGTGTTCAAAGGATTGCAAGATCGGATCTTGATATTATGTCTTTGGATAAGGAACTCCTTCCCGAAATCGCTGATGAGATAAAAAGAATCCGACAGAAATCTCCCCCAATTGATGGTGACACCATCATTTCGGACCCTATACACGAGAAAAGAGTAAGAAGAATCCACAGGGCACTGGATTCTGATGATGTTGAGCTTGTGAAGTTGCTTCTTAATGAGTCTGAAATCACCCTAGACGACGCCAACGCATTGCATTATGCTGCAGCTTACTGCGATTCTAAAGTTCTTACAGAGTTGTTAGGCCTGGAACTTGCCAACTTGAATTTGAAGAACAGTCGTGGGTACACAGCACTCCACCTAGCTGCTATGAGGAGAGAACCAGCTATTATTATGTGTCTCTTAAGCAAAGGAGCAGTGGCGTCGCAATTGACAGATGATGGCCGCCTTGCAAGTAATATTTGTCGAAGATTAACAAGACTAAAAGATTACAATGCAAAGATGGAGCAGGGCCAAGAGTCAAATAAAGATAGGATGTGCATTGACATCCTAGAGAGGGAGATGATGAGGAATCCTATGACAGCGGAAGATTCAGTCACCTCACCTTTATTGGCTGATGATCTTCACATGAAACTAAGCTACCTGGAAAATAGAG TCGCGTTTGCAAGATTATTCTTCCCTGCTGAAGCGAAGGTTGCGATGCAAATTGCGCAAGCAGACATCACACCAGAAGTTGGTGGTTTTTCTGCAGCAAGTACTTCTGGTAAACTGAGGGAAGTCGATCTGAATGAGACGCCAGTAACAAAAAACAAAAGGCTACGTTCGAGGGTGGATGCACTAGTGAAAACAG TGGAACTGGGCCGTCGGTACTTCCCAAACTGCTCGCAGGTGCTCGACAAATTCTTGGAAGATGGCCTGCCTGATGGCCTTGATGCATTCCAGCAGCAAAGCGGCACCCCTGATGAGCAACAGGTGAAGAAGATGCGCTTCTGCGAGGTGAAGGAGGACGTGCGCAAAGCATACAGCAAAGACACGGCCGATAACAGCATGTTTTCAGCCCTGTCGTCAAACTCCTCATCCTCGGCGATGAAGTGA